In Vibrio gallicus, a single window of DNA contains:
- a CDS encoding YeeE/YedE family protein: MAFSIPWDSLLGGMLLGVSASLLLLFNGKIAGISGIVSGIISSVKDERIWRGLFVVGMVLGGLSGVVVFGADIPKNYDTNLAMLLVAGLLVGLGTTLGNGCTSGHGICGIGRFSIRSIVATCVFMLVAGVTVYLRLHVVG; the protein is encoded by the coding sequence ATGGCTTTTTCGATTCCGTGGGATTCGCTGTTAGGCGGCATGTTGTTGGGTGTCTCTGCCAGTCTACTGTTATTGTTCAACGGCAAGATAGCCGGTATCAGTGGGATAGTGTCTGGCATTATTTCTAGTGTGAAAGATGAACGGATATGGCGCGGCTTGTTTGTCGTCGGAATGGTGTTAGGCGGATTATCTGGGGTAGTGGTGTTTGGCGCTGATATCCCTAAAAACTACGATACTAACTTAGCCATGTTGCTTGTGGCTGGGTTGTTGGTTGGTCTGGGCACCACTCTTGGTAATGGCTGCACTTCTGGGCATGGCATCTGTGGTATAGGTCGATTCTCAATACGCTCTATCGTTGCTACATGCGTGTTTATGCTGGTGGCGGGCGTAACCGTATATCTTCGATTACATGTGGTGGGATAG
- a CDS encoding inosine/guanosine kinase: MKFPGQRKSKHYFPTELRDPLANQIQQTPKLARPTIIGVGQTIVDIEARVDNAFIDKYGLSKGHSLVVEQHVADALYQELVERNLITHEHPGDTIGNTLHNFSVLADSKSVLLGVMSKNIEVGSYAYRYLCKNSARVNLNHLQTVDGPIGRCYTLISDDGERTFAINEGHMNQLKPENIPEAIFEKASALVISAYLMRGQPEDPMPQAVQRAITLAKEYNVPVVLTLGTKFVIEGNADWWQNFLKANVTVVAMNEEEAEALTGEKDPLLAANMALDWVDLVLCTAGPVGLYMAGYCDTRNTRETDFTLLPGNIAEFNKYEFSRAMLYKDCVEPVRVYSHIAPYLGGPLEIKNTNGAGDGALSAVLHDIAANAYHKQNVPTSKKHKVNFLTYSSLSQICKYANRVSYQLLTQHSARLSRSLPEREDSLEEVYWDR; this comes from the coding sequence ATGAAATTCCCTGGCCAAAGAAAATCTAAACACTATTTCCCGACCGAACTTCGTGATCCCCTCGCGAATCAAATTCAACAAACGCCAAAACTTGCCCGACCAACCATAATTGGTGTAGGTCAAACAATTGTTGATATTGAAGCTCGCGTCGATAATGCGTTCATAGACAAATATGGTTTAAGCAAGGGCCATTCGCTGGTTGTTGAACAACATGTGGCCGACGCATTATATCAAGAGCTTGTAGAGCGAAATCTTATCACTCATGAGCATCCCGGCGATACAATCGGTAACACCCTACATAACTTCTCTGTGCTGGCTGACAGCAAATCCGTACTACTGGGTGTCATGTCTAAGAATATTGAAGTTGGTTCTTATGCATACCGCTACCTATGTAAAAATTCCGCTAGGGTTAATCTCAATCACTTACAAACCGTTGATGGCCCTATTGGGCGCTGTTATACCCTTATTAGCGATGATGGAGAGCGCACATTTGCCATCAACGAAGGGCATATGAATCAGTTAAAGCCCGAGAATATCCCTGAAGCTATCTTTGAGAAAGCCTCGGCGTTGGTAATTTCAGCGTATCTTATGCGCGGCCAACCTGAAGACCCAATGCCCCAAGCCGTTCAGCGTGCAATCACTCTTGCTAAAGAATATAACGTGCCAGTGGTATTAACCCTTGGTACTAAATTTGTCATTGAAGGCAACGCTGATTGGTGGCAAAACTTCCTCAAAGCCAATGTGACCGTTGTCGCCATGAACGAAGAAGAAGCTGAAGCCTTAACCGGTGAAAAAGACCCATTGCTGGCTGCCAATATGGCCCTTGATTGGGTTGATTTGGTGCTCTGTACTGCAGGTCCTGTTGGGCTTTATATGGCAGGTTATTGTGACACTCGTAATACACGTGAAACCGACTTCACATTATTGCCCGGTAATATCGCTGAATTCAATAAATACGAATTCAGCCGTGCTATGTTATACAAGGACTGTGTAGAACCAGTGCGGGTATACTCTCATATCGCACCGTATCTGGGTGGGCCACTAGAGATCAAGAACACCAATGGCGCTGGAGATGGTGCGTTATCTGCTGTATTACACGATATTGCAGCCAACGCTTACCATAAGCAAAATGTTCCGACCTCTAAAAAGCATAAGGTTAATTTCCTAACTTATTCATCGCTTTCTCAAATTTGTAAGTATGCAAATCGGGTAAGCTATCAGCTATTAACACAGCATTCAGCTCGTTTATCGCGCTCTTTACCCGAGCGAGAAGACAGCTTAGAAGAAGTATATTGGGACCGTTAA
- a CDS encoding flavodoxin — protein MSSEILGKKISWMTSHIEVDFPTRESVLGKAIYLDLMEASSTEALTGEIAAKTGIEWLQADFHKMTVMFADHFSNNVQLPTQSQGLLLEFLAQIILDKEASQLWLAFNDGQVVATAIVTQMDKQILISDFQLADKHKLGSLIQQIGGLHNTIWLQAVQS, from the coding sequence ATGAGTAGTGAAATTTTAGGTAAGAAAATAAGCTGGATGACTTCTCATATTGAAGTTGATTTTCCCACTCGTGAAAGTGTATTGGGTAAAGCCATATACCTTGACCTCATGGAGGCGTCGAGCACTGAAGCATTGACTGGCGAGATTGCTGCGAAAACAGGCATAGAGTGGTTGCAGGCTGACTTTCATAAAATGACGGTAATGTTCGCCGACCATTTTTCTAATAATGTACAACTTCCAACTCAAAGTCAGGGTTTGTTGCTTGAGTTCTTGGCCCAGATTATTCTAGATAAAGAAGCATCGCAGCTATGGCTAGCCTTTAATGATGGGCAGGTAGTTGCCACCGCAATTGTTACCCAAATGGATAAACAGATCTTAATATCGGATTTCCAGTTGGCGGATAAACACAAGCTGGGATCGTTGATTCAGCAAATTGGTGGTTTGCATAATACAATTTGGTTACAAGCTGTACAGTCGTGA
- the trxC gene encoding thioredoxin TrxC has protein sequence MSNFVSRCPHCSALNRIPTSKIEQSPICGKCKSAVLDRAVIEGTQDNFNPLIQGSIPVVVDFWASWCGPCMSFAPTFSQTAHNFDAPLRFVKLDTEAHSNLSAQFAIRSIPTLKIFKQGKEIASISGALTQSQFKTWLAQNL, from the coding sequence ATGTCCAATTTTGTGAGTCGATGCCCTCATTGCTCAGCCCTTAATCGCATTCCCACCTCTAAGATTGAACAATCTCCCATATGCGGAAAATGTAAATCGGCAGTACTCGACCGTGCAGTCATCGAAGGAACCCAAGACAACTTCAACCCACTGATTCAAGGTAGCATTCCAGTGGTGGTTGATTTTTGGGCAAGTTGGTGTGGTCCGTGTATGAGTTTTGCACCTACATTTTCACAAACAGCGCACAATTTCGATGCGCCACTACGTTTTGTAAAGCTAGATACCGAAGCTCACAGTAACCTTAGTGCACAATTTGCCATTCGCAGCATTCCTACCCTGAAAATATTCAAGCAAGGTAAAGAGATCGCTTCAATTAGCGGTGCGCTCACCCAATCTCAATTTAAGACATGGTTAGCACAGAATTTGTAG
- a CDS encoding HAD-IA family hydrolase: protein MVHQGIKCVIFDCEGTLVDSERLCCQALVNTFAQFDVKISMEEALRHFDGGKLSEILLQTCFRRHLAVDIDELEPLYREEARILYEQHLQPMVYAKDVLDELKRRDIEVCVMSNSPRARIEAQLTFTELDSYFKGRIFSAFDANSWKPEPDLVQFAAMSMGFLPSECLCIDDTSKGIQAGVSANVHTVHFKPNAISPQIYFDNVSEINDLRDILKMLEPNSDLSNSDYSKQTSLV from the coding sequence ATGGTTCATCAAGGGATAAAGTGCGTAATATTCGACTGTGAAGGCACGCTAGTTGATAGCGAAAGGCTTTGCTGTCAGGCGTTGGTTAACACCTTTGCTCAATTCGATGTAAAAATTAGTATGGAAGAAGCGCTAAGGCACTTTGACGGCGGAAAACTGTCAGAAATCTTGCTGCAAACCTGCTTTAGGCGCCACCTCGCCGTCGATATCGATGAGTTAGAGCCACTGTATCGAGAAGAAGCTCGAATATTGTATGAACAACATCTGCAGCCTATGGTGTATGCCAAAGATGTACTAGATGAATTGAAAAGGCGTGATATTGAGGTTTGTGTCATGTCAAATAGCCCTCGGGCACGCATTGAAGCGCAGCTGACGTTTACTGAATTAGATAGCTATTTTAAAGGGCGTATTTTCTCAGCTTTTGACGCTAATAGCTGGAAGCCAGAGCCCGATTTAGTGCAATTTGCTGCCATGAGTATGGGGTTTTTACCCAGTGAATGCTTATGTATCGATGATACCAGTAAGGGCATCCAAGCTGGTGTAAGTGCTAATGTTCACACTGTGCATTTTAAGCCCAACGCTATCTCTCCTCAGATCTATTTCGATAATGTCTCTGAAATTAATGACTTGCGTGACATATTAAAAATGCTTGAACCAAATTCTGACCTATCTAACTCTGATTACTCTAAACAAACCAGCCTTGTATAA
- a CDS encoding ketoacyl-ACP synthase III: MANTYAEITGWGKCLPSASLSNADLSTFLDTSDEWIQSRTGIAQRRISHVDTSDLATVAAGQAVACAGISAQDLDLIIVATCSPDTLIPNIASKVQNNLGAIKAAAFDLNAACTGFVYGLETATRMLQAGNYQHALVIGAEHLSFFIDWTQRDTAVLFGDGAGAVVLSATEKRVGLLESKLGCDSAARDILAVPAFGTAMDRFAVDNGYFEFDFVGREIFKRAVKGMGAAAHHVLTEAQLTKSDIDLVVPHQANVRIIQTLCDVAGIEQSKAFVNIKNYGNTSAATVPIALCEAVEQGRIKPGFDILTAAFGAGLTWGAGHIKWGDRVTPLGASDIELAPCDQSALQLLEKAIDHCKNKPL, translated from the coding sequence ATGGCTAATACATATGCTGAGATCACGGGATGGGGAAAATGTCTTCCATCAGCGAGTTTGTCAAACGCCGACTTAAGTACATTTTTAGATACGTCGGATGAATGGATTCAGTCAAGAACTGGGATCGCCCAGCGTAGGATAAGTCACGTCGATACCTCTGATTTAGCCACCGTTGCTGCGGGCCAAGCAGTGGCTTGCGCGGGAATTAGTGCGCAAGATCTAGACCTTATTATCGTTGCTACCTGTTCACCTGATACCTTGATCCCAAATATTGCATCAAAGGTGCAAAATAACTTAGGAGCTATTAAAGCGGCGGCGTTTGATCTCAATGCGGCATGTACCGGGTTTGTGTATGGTCTGGAAACGGCTACCCGTATGCTTCAAGCGGGAAATTACCAACATGCGTTAGTAATCGGCGCGGAGCATTTGAGCTTTTTTATTGATTGGACTCAGCGTGATACAGCGGTGTTATTTGGTGATGGTGCTGGCGCGGTTGTGCTTAGCGCAACCGAAAAACGGGTTGGATTACTGGAAAGTAAACTGGGGTGTGATTCAGCTGCGCGTGACATTCTTGCTGTTCCAGCTTTCGGTACTGCGATGGACCGATTTGCAGTAGATAACGGCTATTTTGAGTTTGATTTTGTAGGTAGAGAGATTTTTAAGCGCGCAGTAAAAGGGATGGGGGCTGCAGCTCATCATGTCTTGACTGAAGCTCAGCTCACCAAATCCGATATAGACTTGGTCGTTCCACATCAAGCCAACGTTCGCATTATTCAAACTCTATGCGATGTTGCAGGTATTGAGCAAAGTAAGGCGTTTGTGAATATCAAAAATTATGGTAATACCTCCGCTGCCACTGTGCCAATTGCATTGTGCGAAGCAGTAGAGCAAGGAAGAATAAAGCCGGGCTTTGATATTCTTACTGCAGCATTTGGGGCCGGTTTAACTTGGGGTGCAGGGCATATTAAATGGGGCGATAGGGTGACACCACTTGGTGCGAGCGATATTGAGCTTGCACCGTGTGATCAAAGTGCATTACAGCTGTTAGAAAAAGCGATAGATCATTGTAAGAATAAGCCGTTGTAA
- a CDS encoding ArsR/SmtB family transcription factor, with translation MTAKAMQVATTLKVLSHHERLLVLCQLIEGEKGVTELLKHSTLHQSALSQHLKVLRDNQLVAVRKEAQQVFYSLKDPRIRQLIESLYNIYCV, from the coding sequence ATGACCGCTAAAGCGATGCAAGTCGCGACAACGCTAAAGGTATTATCTCACCACGAACGCTTGTTAGTGCTATGTCAGTTGATTGAAGGTGAGAAGGGGGTAACTGAGCTATTGAAGCATTCAACGCTGCATCAGTCGGCGCTTTCACAACACCTAAAGGTATTACGTGACAATCAATTGGTTGCGGTTCGCAAAGAGGCGCAACAGGTATTTTATTCTTTGAAAGATCCTCGAATCAGACAGTTGATCGAGAGTCTTTACAATATTTATTGTGTTTAG
- a CDS encoding endonuclease/exonuclease/phosphatase family protein, which translates to MKGFIAKKHLAFRVIILCIIFGSPVAYSQQLRIATWNIAWLTKEPYPQFSQSIRSSQDWQTLQQYADQLSVDVLAFQEVDSKQAISKVMGDNYRIVLSERSLTKYHRHQFSDINQYTGFAVRNTWRIINHADLNLNTSPNGKLRFATYIELHQPSKESIHLLSVHLKAGCQAKKRSTRSCAILEKQAKQVNLWITQRELKRQPYIIMGDFNHNLAYPNDWLWNLIASNSSPALATVNTKATCEIRSDKNPNHTHRFRSLIDHIIVSKGLATRNTAQVNYQKRDVLQYQLSDHCPLRATLY; encoded by the coding sequence GAAGGGATTTATTGCAAAAAAACACCTTGCATTTAGAGTAATAATACTATGCATTATATTTGGGTCACCCGTTGCATATAGCCAACAATTACGCATCGCAACGTGGAACATTGCATGGCTTACAAAGGAGCCTTATCCACAATTTTCTCAAAGTATACGCAGCTCTCAAGATTGGCAAACATTGCAGCAATATGCCGATCAACTCTCTGTTGATGTACTCGCATTTCAAGAGGTCGATTCTAAACAAGCTATTTCCAAAGTCATGGGGGATAACTATCGCATCGTGTTATCTGAACGCAGCCTAACTAAATATCATCGGCATCAGTTTAGCGACATCAATCAATACACAGGTTTCGCGGTACGTAATACATGGCGCATCATCAATCATGCCGATCTCAACCTTAATACCAGTCCCAACGGCAAACTGCGATTTGCCACCTATATAGAGCTGCATCAACCAAGCAAGGAGTCAATACACCTATTGTCTGTACATTTAAAAGCGGGATGCCAAGCCAAGAAACGAAGTACTCGCTCGTGCGCAATACTGGAGAAACAAGCAAAACAGGTCAATCTATGGATAACGCAGCGTGAACTAAAGCGGCAACCCTATATCATCATGGGAGACTTTAACCACAATCTAGCTTACCCAAATGACTGGCTATGGAACCTGATAGCCAGCAACAGCTCACCCGCTCTCGCAACAGTTAACACCAAGGCTACCTGTGAAATACGCTCCGATAAAAACCCGAACCATACTCATAGGTTTCGCTCTCTGATTGACCATATTATTGTCAGTAAAGGACTAGCGACTCGCAATACCGCACAAGTCAACTATCAAAAACGCGATGTGCTTCAGTATCAACTCAGTGACCATTGCCCATTACGGGCAACCCTATATTAA
- a CDS encoding YeeE/YedE family protein, translated as MFKIIALIAGVLFGLGMAISGMASPQKVIGFLDVAGQWDPSLAFVMGGALLVFAPVYHLVIKRRSQPILHPQFSTPKNSVIDKRLLLGASLFGIGWGLAGICPGPVVSSLAINHSGAWLFLMTMLMGMMLGRRITAK; from the coding sequence ATGTTTAAAATTATTGCGTTAATTGCAGGCGTGTTGTTTGGCTTAGGAATGGCTATCTCGGGAATGGCATCACCGCAAAAGGTCATCGGGTTTCTTGATGTTGCAGGACAATGGGATCCAAGCTTGGCCTTTGTTATGGGTGGCGCGCTGCTGGTATTTGCACCTGTCTATCATTTAGTGATAAAAAGGCGTAGCCAACCTATATTGCATCCACAATTCTCAACGCCTAAAAATAGCGTTATAGATAAGCGACTATTATTAGGAGCCAGCCTGTTTGGTATTGGTTGGGGGTTGGCTGGTATTTGTCCTGGGCCTGTGGTGTCATCTTTGGCGATAAATCACAGTGGAGCGTGGTTATTTTTGATGACTATGTTGATGGGTATGATGTTAGGACGGCGAATAACGGCTAAATAG
- a CDS encoding FAD-dependent oxidoreductase, translating into MTKIIIVGGVAGGASAAARARRLSEDAEIIMFERGSFVSFANCGLPYHIGGDIQDRSKLLLQTPQSFLARFNVDVRVMNEVIEIDRQNKTVTVKNVIDGTEYVESYDFLLLSPGAAPFVPPIDGIDNPLTHTLRNIPDMDRILQTIQINKPEHATVVGGGFIGLEMMEAFHQLGIKTTLIEMADQVMTAVDREMAGFAHAEIKAHDVDLRLGTALEAVSYLPNQHVADKNAGESSEHQHLQGELELTLNNGETLNTDILIMAIGVRPESTLAKEAGLQLGDFGGIYTNDAMQTSDPYIYAVGDAVEDADFVTGKPGFVPLAGPANRQGRMAANNMFGGEQTYQGTQGTAIVKIFDLAVASVGKNEKSLEREGISYQKVYVHTASHASYYPGSEIVSLKLLFSPETGKILGAQAAGKDGVDKRIDVLAVAQRAGMTIDQLQHLELTYAPPYGSAKDVINQAAFVANNIVNGEAMPIHFDEIDNLTDNQLLLDVRNPNELQNVGFIEGAINIPVDELRNRINELPIDKEIIIYCQVGLRGNVAYRQLVNNGYKARNLIGGYRTYTFAKA; encoded by the coding sequence ATGACTAAGATAATTATTGTTGGTGGAGTAGCCGGTGGAGCATCCGCAGCAGCTCGTGCACGCCGCCTAAGTGAAGACGCTGAGATTATTATGTTTGAACGCGGTAGCTTCGTTTCATTTGCGAACTGCGGATTGCCTTATCATATCGGTGGAGATATCCAAGATCGTTCAAAGCTATTACTGCAAACTCCACAAAGCTTTCTAGCACGCTTTAACGTCGATGTTCGCGTAATGAATGAAGTGATAGAAATAGACCGTCAAAACAAAACAGTTACCGTTAAAAACGTAATCGATGGGACTGAATACGTTGAGTCTTATGATTTTCTATTGTTAAGCCCTGGCGCGGCGCCATTCGTTCCTCCAATTGATGGGATTGACAACCCTCTCACCCATACCCTTCGTAACATCCCTGATATGGATCGTATTCTGCAAACCATTCAAATCAACAAACCAGAGCATGCCACAGTTGTTGGTGGCGGGTTCATTGGCCTAGAAATGATGGAAGCCTTTCATCAGCTTGGCATAAAAACCACCTTAATTGAGATGGCTGATCAAGTTATGACGGCTGTTGATAGAGAAATGGCAGGGTTTGCGCATGCTGAGATCAAAGCGCATGATGTGGATCTACGCCTAGGGACCGCGCTCGAGGCTGTCAGCTATTTACCAAACCAGCATGTAGCTGATAAGAACGCTGGGGAATCTAGTGAACATCAACACCTGCAAGGTGAATTAGAGCTCACTCTTAATAATGGTGAAACGCTCAACACTGACATCCTTATCATGGCAATTGGCGTTCGTCCTGAGTCCACATTGGCTAAGGAAGCAGGCCTACAACTTGGCGATTTTGGTGGCATATATACTAACGACGCAATGCAAACCAGTGATCCGTATATCTACGCGGTGGGAGACGCGGTTGAAGATGCGGATTTTGTAACCGGCAAACCTGGCTTCGTTCCACTGGCAGGCCCTGCAAATCGTCAGGGACGCATGGCGGCTAACAATATGTTTGGTGGTGAGCAGACTTATCAAGGCACCCAAGGTACCGCTATTGTTAAGATCTTCGATTTAGCTGTCGCATCTGTAGGTAAAAATGAGAAATCACTCGAGCGTGAGGGTATCTCTTACCAAAAAGTGTACGTACACACAGCCAGTCATGCGAGCTATTACCCGGGATCTGAAATCGTGTCTTTAAAACTTCTGTTTAGCCCAGAAACGGGTAAGATCTTAGGTGCACAAGCAGCAGGTAAAGATGGTGTTGATAAGCGAATCGATGTGCTTGCTGTTGCTCAGCGTGCAGGAATGACCATAGACCAGCTACAACACTTAGAGCTAACCTATGCGCCACCATATGGTAGTGCGAAAGATGTCATTAATCAGGCAGCATTTGTTGCCAATAACATTGTTAATGGTGAAGCAATGCCAATCCACTTTGATGAGATTGACAACCTAACTGACAATCAATTATTACTCGATGTACGTAATCCAAATGAATTGCAAAATGTAGGCTTTATTGAAGGCGCTATTAATATCCCTGTTGATGAATTACGTAATCGTATCAATGAGTTGCCAATAGACAAAGAAATCATCATTTATTGTCAGGTAGGGTTACGCGGTAACGTAGCCTATCGTCAACTGGTTAATAACGGGTATAAGGCACGTAACCTAATTGGTGGTTATCGCACCTATACGTTTGCCAAAGCGTAA